The following coding sequences are from one Frigoribacterium sp. Leaf415 window:
- a CDS encoding phosphatase PAP2 family protein, whose product MTALDGRPPVTSPGGRPAPPASRPARRPVRRGVGIAAAGGIGIVAVVAAGLVITSGAGGVTAADLAVVEDVSGMHSPLLDGAALLIDRLLGPQLGAALVLLFAVAVWVTTRRAAEALTVLGVSVLPWAAAETVKLIVGRDRPDPRLLVDPLLVEAHSFSFPSGHTALATGLALAIVIVVRGRSGRRLVAVVAALGVVVVAASRVWIGVHYPTDTIASVVLGCSVVALALPFWRRVLDRFDRRCVDGGPS is encoded by the coding sequence ATGACCGCACTCGACGGAAGACCCCCGGTGACGTCCCCGGGTGGACGACCCGCGCCTCCTGCCTCTCGTCCTGCTCGTCGGCCGGTCCGCCGCGGCGTCGGGATCGCGGCGGCGGGTGGGATCGGCATCGTCGCGGTCGTCGCGGCGGGACTCGTGATCACGTCGGGTGCCGGGGGAGTCACGGCAGCCGACCTCGCCGTCGTCGAGGACGTCAGTGGGATGCACTCGCCCCTGCTCGACGGGGCGGCGCTGCTGATCGACCGACTTCTCGGGCCGCAGCTCGGGGCGGCGCTCGTCCTGCTGTTCGCCGTCGCCGTGTGGGTGACGACACGGCGGGCCGCCGAAGCGCTGACCGTCCTCGGCGTCTCGGTGCTGCCGTGGGCAGCGGCCGAGACCGTCAAGCTGATCGTCGGACGCGACCGACCCGACCCGCGCCTCCTCGTCGACCCTCTGCTGGTCGAAGCGCACTCGTTCTCGTTCCCCAGCGGCCACACCGCCCTGGCGACCGGTCTCGCGCTGGCGATCGTGATCGTCGTCCGAGGGCGGAGCGGGCGGCGCCTGGTCGCCGTCGTGGCCGCGCTTGGCGTCGTCGTCGTGGCGGCGTCACGGGTCTGGATCGGCGTGCACTACCCCACCGACACGATCGCGTCGGTCGTGCTCGGCTGCTCGGTCGTCGCGCTCGCTCTTCCCTTCTGGCGTCGAGTCCTCGACCGGTTCGACCGGCGATGTGTCGACGGGGGCCCGTCGTGA
- a CDS encoding response regulator transcription factor — MTDPDPRPRLLLVEDDPALGPIVADVLAEAWRVDLVADGRRGLDVARSGVHAVLVVDRRLPGLDGTALVATLRREHVTTPVLMLTALGSTADRVEGLDLGADDYLVKPFEFDELFARLRALTRSFASHEPWLDVGAGRFFPDSRIVVTPWSSRVVLSDREAGLLAALAERPDHTFDRAELLAAVFPRGEQLGTVDTYVSYLRRKLDRDVVLTVRGRGYRIGAL; from the coding sequence GTGACCGATCCTGATCCGCGCCCGCGCCTCCTGCTGGTCGAGGACGACCCCGCGCTGGGGCCGATCGTCGCCGACGTGCTCGCCGAGGCGTGGCGCGTCGACCTCGTGGCCGACGGCCGTCGAGGGCTCGACGTCGCCCGCAGCGGCGTCCACGCCGTGCTGGTCGTCGACCGACGCCTGCCCGGGCTCGACGGCACCGCACTCGTCGCGACCCTGCGTCGCGAGCACGTGACCACCCCGGTGCTGATGCTGACCGCGCTCGGCTCGACGGCCGACCGGGTCGAGGGCCTCGACCTCGGCGCCGACGACTACCTCGTCAAGCCGTTCGAGTTCGACGAGCTGTTCGCGCGGCTGCGCGCCTTGACCCGGTCGTTCGCTTCCCACGAGCCGTGGCTCGACGTCGGTGCCGGGCGGTTCTTCCCCGACAGCCGCATCGTGGTCACTCCGTGGTCGAGCCGGGTGGTGCTGAGCGACCGCGAGGCCGGGCTGCTGGCCGCGCTCGCCGAGCGGCCCGACCACACCTTCGACCGGGCCGAGCTGTTGGCCGCGGTGTTCCCCCGCGGGGAGCAGCTCGGCACCGTCGACACCTACGTCAGCTACCTCCGGCGCAAGCTCGACCGCGACGTCGTGCTGACCGTGCGCGGGCGCGGCTACCGGATCGGAGCGTTGTGA
- a CDS encoding sensor histidine kinase codes for MRGPDPDAAALHAAARSVGRQIVLVSAVVVVAALALTIAWVLHQTVPSERLEQVAAARRGEVFISATDVVAGLVVLGLAGVVFAGVVSVVIARRAVRPLGDALRRQRRFVADASHELRTPLAVLDARLQALERKISGGAVAADAQVASDVAHLREDSRALIDIVGDLLEAAGGEDHDGGAPGVVDVDAVVAEVLGSMAVLADERAVRLELVAGGGEARVAVPRTSLRRSVLALVDNALGHAPEGSVVVTTVRADGRDAAATVVIAVADRGPGITGIDPARVFDRFARADQPSGPASARPGFGIGLALVREIARRHGGDVRVAATSDTGTTIEVTLPLARPTAE; via the coding sequence GTGCGGGGGCCCGACCCCGACGCGGCGGCGCTCCACGCGGCGGCGCGGTCGGTCGGCCGCCAGATCGTGCTCGTCTCGGCCGTGGTGGTCGTGGCCGCCCTCGCGCTGACGATCGCGTGGGTGCTGCACCAGACGGTGCCGAGCGAGCGGCTCGAGCAGGTCGCGGCGGCCCGCCGCGGCGAGGTCTTCATCAGCGCCACCGACGTCGTGGCCGGTCTGGTCGTGCTCGGACTCGCCGGCGTGGTCTTCGCCGGGGTCGTGAGCGTCGTCATCGCCCGACGCGCCGTCCGGCCGCTCGGCGACGCCCTGCGCCGGCAACGCCGGTTCGTCGCCGACGCCAGCCACGAGCTGCGCACCCCGCTGGCCGTCCTCGACGCGCGGCTCCAGGCCCTCGAGCGCAAGATCTCCGGAGGCGCGGTGGCGGCCGACGCGCAGGTCGCGTCGGACGTCGCGCACCTCCGCGAGGATTCTCGGGCGCTGATCGACATCGTCGGCGACCTGCTGGAGGCCGCCGGTGGCGAGGACCACGACGGGGGTGCACCCGGGGTCGTCGACGTGGACGCCGTGGTGGCGGAGGTCCTCGGGTCGATGGCCGTGCTGGCCGACGAGCGGGCGGTCCGTCTCGAGCTCGTCGCCGGCGGTGGGGAGGCGCGGGTCGCCGTGCCGAGGACGAGCCTGCGACGGTCGGTCCTCGCCCTGGTCGACAACGCCCTCGGCCACGCCCCCGAGGGATCGGTGGTCGTGACGACCGTCCGCGCCGACGGCCGGGACGCCGCGGCGACCGTGGTGATCGCGGTCGCCGACCGGGGACCCGGCATCACCGGGATCGACCCCGCGCGGGTCTTCGACCGCTTCGCCCGGGCCGACCAGCCGTCGGGCCCGGCCTCTGCGCGCCCGGGCTTCGGCATCGGTCTCGCCCTCGTCCGCGAGATCGCCCGCCGTCACGGCGGTGACGTCCGGGTCGCGGCGACGTCGGACACCGGCACGACGATCGAGGTCACCCTGCCGCTCGCGC